The sequence ATTGCGAGACCATTCCGGCAGAGCCGGAAGGCGAAGCAATCTCGGCGGGGGCGGAATTATCCCTTACCCCCAGATTGCCACGTCGTCCACCGGAGGCGGACTCCTCGCAATGACAACACGAGTAACGTGCTTTTTATTGGAGAACGATTCGTTTCACTTCTTGAGCGAAAAATAATGCGTTACACCACACTAGCCTGATACCGGGACTGTGAAGGTAAAGCGGCTCCCCCTGCCCAGTTCGCTCTCAACCTCGATATTGTCTCCATGCGCCTCCACCAGGCGTTTGGCGATGGTCAACCCCAGCCCGTTACCGCCGGTAGCCCTGGTGCGGGACTTGTCTACCCGGTAGAAACGCTCAAAGATATAGGGCAGGTCTTCTGCGGGGATGCCTTCCCCGCTGTCAGCCACCGTTATTGCTATCCGATTGCCAGTCTGCCGGGCGGTAACGTTGATTTCCCCGCCTTCAGCGGTGTGCGCCACGGCATTCTCCAGCAGGTTACGCAACACCTGACTGATGCGGTGAGCATCGATATTCACTGCGGGCAATCTCTCGGGTAACTGCGCAGCCATTGATACCATCTTGGCCCGCGCCTTGGGCTGTACCGCGGCCACGGTCTGATTGATCAATTCCGCGATGTTGCCTGTCTGGTAAACCAGCTTTAGTTCACCGGCCTCAGCCAGAGTCAATTCCTGAAGATCATCAACCAGCCGTGACAGCAGTGTCGCTTCCTCGTTAAGCGAGCGGATAGTTACCTCATCCGGTTCTAGCACGCCGTCTCTAACCGCTTCCAGGTATCCCTTGATGTTGGACAGTGGAGTCCTCAGCTCGTGGGCAACGTCGGCGACCAGGTTCTGCCGTAACCGTTCGCCGCGTTCCAGGTCGGTGGCCATAGAGTTGAATGTGACGGCCAGCTCTCCCAGCTCACTGCTGTCCTTGACCGGCACTCTCTGGGTAAAATCTCCATGCCCGAGGCGTTTGGCCGCATGAGTAAGGGCTTTAACCGGAGCCAGGATCCGCCGCGACAGGAAGAAAGTGATGACGAACGCAATGGCGACGGCGATTAGACCCCCCCAGAGGAAAAATAAGCCTATCGTTTTGAAAAGGATCTGGAGCGAGCCGAAAGCCAGTTCCGACGAAGACCTCTGTGGTACGTAGAGTATGCCGATAGGACTCCTCTGCCACCAGTTAGAGACCGGTCTTCCCGGTGAATCAGACCAGTAGAATTTCC comes from Dehalococcoidales bacterium and encodes:
- a CDS encoding ATP-binding protein, which translates into the protein MIHSLRFRLLLAFTLVVLVTIGSVLFFLNQATQSEIRRFQERVDQTRAGRMEVELSRYYLRHNSWQGIQAFVEQWGSLYEQRIILTDVEGMVVADSRGELLGKFYWSDSPGRPVSNWWQRSPIGILYVPQRSSSELAFGSLQILFKTIGLFFLWGGLIAVAIAFVITFFLSRRILAPVKALTHAAKRLGHGDFTQRVPVKDSSELGELAVTFNSMATDLERGERLRQNLVADVAHELRTPLSNIKGYLEAVRDGVLEPDEVTIRSLNEEATLLSRLVDDLQELTLAEAGELKLVYQTGNIAELINQTVAAVQPKARAKMVSMAAQLPERLPAVNIDAHRISQVLRNLLENAVAHTAEGGEINVTARQTGNRIAITVADSGEGIPAEDLPYIFERFYRVDKSRTRATGGNGLGLTIAKRLVEAHGDNIEVESELGRGSRFTFTVPVSG